One window of Schistocerca gregaria isolate iqSchGreg1 unplaced genomic scaffold, iqSchGreg1.2 ptg000673l, whole genome shotgun sequence genomic DNA carries:
- the LOC126318627 gene encoding uncharacterized protein LOC126318627 isoform X1, whose translation MDSLKVFGIFFRLGASCEYDKSAKFEVKNIQRCYVSAIFKDDRSELKEVYDATLFDGIYCVKCVLSLDDEFGLEELSLLRRVIKLSNVKLVYRLPSVRVMMITGVELLEGGVVNEGQGDGKEILGARDISWLELKDEWRELIEVRELEYSEPMLGKCKYYHSLWCDDCPMVKKWKDVESVTRVCEHSDEICDRRGDEYVGVSELEKRSRLYAEGDKVTRKRESINWVMVGRIVMKSRLFHMIRKSDIYSCPMYFMIRVMDMESLYVDVYIWNNSCIDYFKSLECGQVVKLSRFVVKRRFFGEGREVEARLWNGVREGPVIELSVNPSNPKGVIEVLTEKGEIKFDNAIDSHQVGIVALDELLQIVKEQASAMKKCVFDGMFRGDVQMELRFPRWSVYGKVSWVGRLEYVKTFVTEEGELKKEGGQRGRISYRWLWLDVNGRMNVRSMYTLLTCNSGHTRLENICPGERLVVTELIVVEHSNVLIGISSAFTVTNSIHRNRKAEEQQGAKEEDGCMRKSEDINGDKMWSEKFSCFTIWFESAEEYVKYCRARKAVDFESLLYVKVLERKEWLLTFCRIVGVFCLERQHDVPFKPFFGWEEVKKLKDLASASNIIRSHSAYYFVILQEFDDAEGDWEERLEHMPKLALAVPTLPQFMRSGYSRKGKEMSRNRFKRREYILNLLGMKQKNYEKQTEICFCQSLSESLLNEGKYDIGVSVYRDRNGRIEGTTNNVWRNVVKTD comes from the exons ATGGATTCTTTGAAGGTGTTTGGCATTTTTTTTAGGCTCGGTGCATCATGTGAGTATGATAAAAGCGCAAAGTTTGAGGTGAAGAATATTCAGAGAT GTTATGTATCAGCTATATTTAAGGATGACCGTTCGGAACTGAAGGAAGTGTATGATGCGACTCTGTTTGATGGGATTTATTGT GTGAAGTGTGTATTATCGCTGGACGATGAGTTTGGGTTAGAAGAGTTGAGTCTATTGAGAAGAGTGATTAAATTGAGCAATGTCAAATTAGTGTACAGATTGCCGTCGGTGAGGGTGATGATGATTACAGGCGTGGAATTGTTGGAGGGGGGCGTAGTGAATGAAGGGCAAGGGGATGGAAAGGAGATTTTGGGAGCGAGAGATATATCATGGCTCGAATTGAAGGACGAATGGCGCGAGTTGATAGAAGTGAGAGAGTTAGAATACAGCGAGCCGATGCTAGGAAAGTGCAAATATTATCATAGTTTGTGGTGCGACGATTGTCCGATGGTGAAGAAGTGGAAAGACGTAGAGAGTGTGACACGTGTATGCGAGCACAGTGATGAGATATGTGACAGGCGCGGAGACGAATATGTAGGTGTGTCTGAATTAGAAAAGAGGAGCAGGTTGTACGCAGAGGGCGATAAAGTGACTAGGAAGAGGGAAAGTATAAATTGGGTGATGGTGGGTAGAATTGTGATGAAGTCTAGGCTATTTCACATGATAAGGAAGAGCGATATTTATTCTTGTCCGATGTATTTTATGATTCGAGTGATGGACATGGAAAGTTTGTATGTGGACGTATATATATGGAATAATAGTTGCATTGATTATTTCAAGTCGTTAGAATGTGGTCAGGTGGTGAAGTTGAGTCGGTTTGTGGTAAAGCGTCGTTTTTTCGGGGAGGGAAGAGAGGTGGAGGCGAGGTTATGGAATGGGGTGAGAGAGGGTCCGGTAATAGAATTGTCGGTGAATCCGTCGAATCCAAAGGGAGTGATAGAGGTGCTGACAGAGAAAGGGGAGATAAAGTTCGATAATGCGATTGATAGTCATCAAGTGGGCATTGTGGCGCTGGACGAGTTGCTTCAAATAGTGAAGGAACAGGCGAGTGCGATGAAGAAGTGCGTGTTCGACGGGATGTTTAGAGGGGATGTGCAGATGGAGTTGAGGTTTCCTCGTTGGAGTGTGTACGGGAAGGTGAGTTGGGTGGGGAGACTGGAATACGTGAAGACGTTTGTGACAGAGGAAGGTGAATTGAAGAAGGAGGGAGGGCAAAGAGGACGCATTAGCTATCGTTGGCTATGGTTGGACGTGAACGGGAGAATGAATGTGAGGAGCATGTACACATTGTTGACATGCAACTCTGGCCACACGAGACTAGAGAATATTTGTCCGGGAGAGCGTTTAGTGGTGACAGAATTAATAGTGGTCGAGCATAGCAACGTGTTGATTGGGATATCGAGCGCATTTACGGTGACAAACAGCATACACAGAAATAGAAAGGCAGAAGAGCAGCAGGGTGCAAAAGAAGAAGACGGCTGTATGAGAAAGTCTGAGGATATCAACGGGGACAAGATGTGGTCAGAGAAGTTTAGTTGTTTTACTATTTGGTTTGAGAGTGCAGAGGAATATGTGAAATATTGTCGAGCGAGGAAGGCGGTAGATTTCGAGAGTTTATTATATGTGAAAGTATTAGAGAGAAAAGAGTGGCTTTTAACGTTTTGCAGGATTGTTGGGGTATTTTGCCTGGAacggcaacacgacgtgccatttaAGCCTTTTTTCGGATGGGAGGAAGTAAAAAAGCTGAAGGATTTGGCGTCTGCATCGAATATTATTCGGAGTCACTCCGCTTACTATTTTGTGATTTTGCAGGAGTTCGATGACGCAGAGGGTGATTGGGAAGAGAGGCTTGAACATATGCCGAAGCTTGCGTTGGCAGTTCCGACGCTACCTCAATTTATGCGATCTGGGTACTCAAGAAAAGGGAAGGAGATGTCTAGAAATCGGTTCAAAAGAAGAGAATACATATTGAATTTATTagggatgaaacagaaaaattacgaGAAACAGACGGAAATCTGCTTTTGTCAAAGTCTGTCAGAATCGTTGTTAAACGAGGGAAAATACGACATTGGAGTATCAGTGTATCGAGACAGAAATGGTCGGATTGAAGGGACGACGAACAATGTGTGGAGGAACGTGGTCAAGACAGATTGA